From Selenomonas ruminantium AC2024, a single genomic window includes:
- a CDS encoding ribosomal L7Ae/L30e/S12e/Gadd45 family protein: MTLEALKTAKRVIGIKQVAKAVKREAATEVFIADDADAKVVEPLETLCTEQNVPVSRVSSMKELGTACNIEVGAAAAAAIK, translated from the coding sequence ATGACACTGGAAGCACTGAAAACAGCCAAGCGGGTCATTGGTATCAAACAGGTTGCCAAAGCGGTAAAACGCGAAGCGGCAACGGAAGTCTTTATCGCTGATGATGCAGATGCCAAGGTGGTCGAACCTTTGGAAACGCTCTGTACGGAACAGAATGTACCGGTCAGCCGCGTGAGCTCGATGAAAGAGCTGGGGACAGCTTGCAACATCGAAGTTGGTGCAGCAGCGGCGGCAGCGATTAAGTAA
- the rpsL gene encoding 30S ribosomal protein S12 produces the protein MPTINQLVRKSRKSMQEKSKAPALKNCPQKRGVCTRVYTSTPKKPNSALRKVARVRLTNSIEVTAYIPGIGHNLQEHSVVLIRGGRVKDLPGVRYHIIRGSLDTAGVQDRAQGRSKYGAKRAKKK, from the coding sequence ATGCCTACTATCAACCAGTTAGTTCGTAAGAGCAGAAAGAGCATGCAGGAGAAGTCCAAAGCACCAGCACTTAAGAATTGCCCGCAGAAACGTGGCGTTTGCACTCGTGTTTACACGTCTACGCCGAAAAAGCCGAACTCGGCTCTGCGTAAAGTAGCTCGTGTTCGTTTGACGAACAGCATCGAAGTTACTGCATATATTCCGGGCATTGGTCATAATCTTCAGGAGCATAGTGTTGTTCTGATCCGTGGCGGTCGTGTTAAGGACCTGCCGGGTGTTCGTTACCACATCATCCGTGGTTCTCTCGATACTGCAGGTGTGCAGGATCGTGCTCAGGGCCGCTCCAAGTATGGTGCGAAACGCGCTAAAAAGAAATAA
- the rpsG gene encoding 30S ribosomal protein S7, with product MPRKGAVPKRDVLPDPVYHSKTVTKFINKVMLSGKKSVAERVVYDAFETIRAKTGKDPLEVFETALKNVMPVLEVRARRVGGANYQVPVEVRPDRRMTLGIRWIVNYARLRGEKTMDERLSGELMDAANNTGAAIKKKEDTHKMAEANKAFAHYRW from the coding sequence ATGCCAAGAAAAGGTGCCGTACCTAAGCGTGACGTACTGCCGGATCCGGTGTACCACAGCAAGACGGTTACAAAATTCATCAACAAGGTAATGCTCTCCGGTAAGAAGAGCGTTGCTGAACGCGTCGTATATGATGCATTTGAGACGATCCGCGCTAAGACGGGCAAGGATCCTCTGGAAGTTTTTGAGACGGCTCTGAAGAACGTTATGCCGGTTCTCGAAGTTCGCGCTCGCCGCGTCGGTGGTGCTAACTACCAGGTTCCGGTTGAAGTTCGTCCGGATCGTCGTATGACTCTCGGTATTCGCTGGATCGTGAATTATGCACGTCTCCGTGGCGAAAAGACTATGGACGAGCGTCTCTCCGGTGAACTCATGGATGCTGCCAACAACACTGGCGCAGCAATCAAGAAGAAGGAAGATACGCATAAGATGGCCGAAGCCAATAAGGCATTCGCTCATTATCGTTGGTAA